From a region of the Bradyrhizobium sp. KBS0727 genome:
- a CDS encoding DUF2783 domain-containing protein, with amino-acid sequence MTEAELDTAYTHLCKTMTELGEARAPLFLARFSLLAMVRIGDADVVQRLTDAAAADIAS; translated from the coding sequence ATGACCGAAGCCGAACTCGACACCGCCTACACGCATCTGTGCAAGACCATGACGGAGCTCGGCGAGGCCCGCGCGCCGTTGTTCCTGGCGCGTTTTTCGCTGCTCGCGATGGTGCGCATCGGCGATGCTGATGTAGTGCAACGCCTGACCGATGCCGCCGCGGCGGATATCGCTTCGTAG
- a CDS encoding cupredoxin domain-containing protein, with protein MQPRHLLLAALALGAMAVPARAATIQVVMENLVVSPAEVSAKVGDTIEWINKDVFAHTATARNGDFDVTLPPKKTVTSVLNKAGSVEYYCRYHPNMKAVLNIAP; from the coding sequence ATGCAGCCGAGACACCTTCTCCTGGCGGCGCTGGCGCTCGGCGCAATGGCCGTCCCGGCGCGTGCGGCAACCATTCAGGTCGTGATGGAAAATCTCGTGGTGTCGCCGGCCGAGGTCTCGGCCAAGGTCGGCGACACCATCGAATGGATCAACAAGGACGTGTTCGCGCACACGGCCACGGCGCGAAACGGCGATTTCGACGTCACCCTGCCGCCGAAAAAGACCGTGACATCGGTGCTGAACAAGGCCGGCTCGGTCGAATACTACTGCCGCTACCATCCCAATATGAAGGCCGTGTTGAACATCGCGCCCTAA
- a CDS encoding DUF4142 domain-containing protein: MFVRLSAAVAAFSLLTGAALAQAAKPTDPQIAHIAYTAGVIDITAAKQAISKASNKDVKAFAEDMVRDHEAVNKQALDLVKKLKVTPEDNDTSKTLSKQAADKLAELGKLKGADYDKAYVANEVAYHKAVNGALETQLIPSASNAELKSLLQTGLKIFQGHQQHAEHVAAALK; the protein is encoded by the coding sequence ATGTTCGTTCGATTGAGTGCGGCGGTCGCCGCCTTCAGCCTGCTCACCGGCGCCGCGCTGGCGCAAGCCGCAAAGCCCACCGATCCGCAGATTGCGCATATCGCCTACACCGCGGGGGTGATCGACATCACCGCGGCGAAGCAGGCGATTTCGAAAGCCAGCAACAAGGACGTCAAGGCGTTCGCGGAAGACATGGTGCGCGACCATGAGGCCGTGAACAAGCAGGCGCTCGACCTGGTCAAGAAGCTGAAGGTAACACCGGAAGACAACGACACCAGCAAGACGCTGTCGAAGCAGGCCGCCGACAAGCTCGCCGAACTCGGCAAGCTGAAGGGCGCCGACTACGACAAGGCCTATGTCGCCAACGAGGTAGCCTATCACAAGGCGGTCAACGGCGCGCTGGAGACGCAGCTGATCCCCTCGGCCAGCAATGCCGAGCTGAAGAGCCTGCTGCAGACCGGCCTGAAGATCTTTCAGGGCCACCAGCAGCATGCCGAACACGTCGCCGCGGCGCTGAAGTAA
- a CDS encoding RNA polymerase sigma factor, with amino-acid sequence MRQPHPQQIAPAASNDAELVRRALARDEAAVRAIMQANNRRLYRLARGVLRNDGEAEDVVQETYVRAFTHLESFRGDSSLATWLSRIAMNEALGRLRRQRPGVEISSLPQGVLEAQIIQFPLAVAEDPEKSMAQREIQHVVEHAIDELPEAFRLVFITRVIEGMNVEETAEILGLKPETVKSRLHRARTMLRDIVENKIGPVVMEAFPFAGRRCERLTDAVLKRLNFE; translated from the coding sequence ATGCGTCAGCCTCATCCCCAGCAAATCGCGCCCGCCGCCAGCAACGACGCCGAACTGGTGCGGCGGGCGCTGGCCCGCGACGAGGCGGCGGTACGCGCCATCATGCAGGCGAATAACCGCCGGCTGTACCGGCTCGCCCGCGGCGTGCTACGCAACGACGGCGAGGCCGAGGACGTGGTGCAGGAAACCTATGTCCGCGCCTTCACCCATCTGGAAAGCTTTCGCGGCGACTCCAGCCTGGCGACCTGGCTGTCGCGGATTGCCATGAACGAGGCACTGGGCCGGCTGCGCCGCCAGCGGCCCGGGGTCGAAATCAGCTCGCTGCCGCAGGGCGTGCTCGAAGCCCAGATCATCCAGTTCCCTCTCGCGGTCGCCGAAGATCCGGAAAAATCCATGGCCCAGCGCGAAATTCAGCATGTCGTCGAGCACGCCATCGACGAATTGCCGGAAGCGTTTCGTCTCGTCTTCATCACCCGCGTGATCGAGGGGATGAATGTGGAGGAGACCGCCGAAATTCTGGGGCTGAAGCCGGAGACGGTGAAATCGCGCCTGCACCGCGCCCGCACCATGCTGCGCGACATCGTCGAGAACAAGATCGGCCCGGTGGTGATGGAAGCATTTCCGTTCGCCGGCAGGCGCTGCGAACGCCTGACGGACGCGGTTCTGAAGCGGCTAAACTTCGAATAA
- a CDS encoding nuclear transport factor 2 family protein, producing MTDVTKIARNYIDLWNERMPSRRREILATNWTSDARYIDPLMSGDGLDGVDALIAGVQQKFPDFKFSLIGKPNGFGDHVRFSWGLGPDGTDGPIKGTDFAVLKEGRIRSITGFLD from the coding sequence ATGACCGACGTTACGAAGATTGCCCGCAACTATATCGATCTGTGGAACGAGCGGATGCCAAGCCGCCGCCGCGAAATCCTGGCCACGAACTGGACCAGCGACGCCCGCTATATCGACCCGCTGATGTCGGGCGACGGCCTTGACGGCGTCGACGCCCTGATCGCCGGCGTTCAGCAGAAGTTTCCGGACTTCAAGTTCAGCCTGATCGGCAAACCCAACGGATTCGGCGACCATGTCCGTTTCTCCTGGGGCCTCGGCCCGGATGGGACCGACGGCCCGATCAAGGGTACTGACTTCGCGGTGCTCAAGGAGGGGCGGATCCGCAGCATCACCGGATTTCTCGACTAG
- a CDS encoding PHB depolymerase family esterase, producing the protein MIRIVAIVAAIAFAAGPAAAETIEIGGVTRTFLTQFPDLRPAPLVIVLHGNTQAGADIKARTSWPLVANRERFGLIFPDGLNHAWADLRPDTKRAGRVPPKGTDDVSFIVRLIEKYVANGSADPKRIYVTGLSNGGAMTITLVCARADLFAAAASVIINLTDEAAAACHPSRPMPTLMMNGTADPLIPFEGGKGGSRFAVGGFWPAMKTLAFWRKLNGCDIGDGAVTDLEDRDREDQSTVTRIESRCPPARDVVLYRVNGGGHRMPSAFSDARFPRIATAFLGPQNHDIDGAETIWAFFRKFP; encoded by the coding sequence ATGATCCGGATTGTTGCCATCGTCGCTGCGATCGCATTCGCCGCCGGCCCGGCCGCCGCCGAGACCATCGAGATCGGCGGCGTGACGCGCACGTTCCTCACCCAGTTCCCGGACTTAAGACCGGCGCCGCTCGTTATCGTGCTCCATGGCAACACCCAGGCCGGCGCCGACATCAAGGCGCGCACCTCCTGGCCGTTGGTCGCGAACCGCGAGCGCTTCGGCTTGATCTTTCCCGACGGGCTCAACCACGCCTGGGCCGATTTGCGGCCGGATACCAAGCGCGCCGGCCGCGTACCGCCCAAGGGAACCGACGATGTCAGCTTCATCGTCCGGCTGATCGAAAAATACGTGGCCAACGGATCGGCCGATCCGAAGCGCATCTATGTCACGGGGTTGTCGAACGGCGGCGCCATGACGATCACGCTGGTTTGCGCCCGCGCCGATTTGTTCGCGGCCGCCGCCAGCGTCATCATCAACCTCACCGACGAAGCGGCGGCCGCCTGTCATCCGTCGCGGCCGATGCCGACGCTGATGATGAACGGCACCGCCGATCCCCTGATCCCGTTCGAGGGTGGCAAGGGCGGCAGCCGGTTCGCCGTGGGTGGCTTCTGGCCGGCGATGAAGACGCTGGCGTTCTGGCGGAAGCTCAATGGCTGTGACATCGGGGATGGCGCGGTGACCGACCTCGAGGACCGTGATCGCGAGGACCAGAGCACGGTGACGCGGATCGAGTCGCGCTGCCCGCCGGCGCGCGACGTCGTGCTCTACCGCGTCAATGGCGGTGGCCACCGCATGCCCAGCGCGTTCTCCGACGCGCGCTTTCCCCGCATCGCCACCGCGTTCCTGGGGCCGCAAAACCACGACATCGACGGCGCCGAGACCATCTGGGCGTTCTTCAGGAAATTTCCGTAG
- a CDS encoding LysR family transcriptional regulator — protein sequence MDWRDWELFCEVVQHGGFSAAARVLGHPKSSLSAAVQRLEGNLGLRLIERTTRHLRLTDAGDTIYQRVKPLFIALHDTHGEALAMSSAISGTLRIKSPYEFGAHHAGPVACELMNRYPDLAIRIDVEHEIVSPVAENYDIVFAMLEAPLPPTGIVIRRVSSLQRGLYAAPALLEQFGAPHTLEDLARLPMLTAPNDAPWALTTPEGVTEHLTVQKARLVSSNADIRLQAALAGLGVLRVTASFTNAAVAAGLLQRLLPDHVCEPLNVHALLPARQFVPAKVRCFLDALEAHGRGGGREET from the coding sequence ATGGACTGGCGCGATTGGGAGCTGTTTTGCGAGGTTGTTCAGCACGGCGGCTTTAGCGCCGCCGCGCGCGTGCTTGGGCATCCCAAGTCGAGCCTCAGTGCTGCAGTGCAGCGACTGGAAGGCAATCTGGGCCTGCGGCTGATCGAGCGGACCACGCGGCATCTTCGCCTGACCGATGCCGGCGACACCATCTATCAGCGGGTCAAGCCGCTGTTCATTGCACTGCACGATACCCATGGCGAGGCGCTGGCGATGAGCAGCGCCATATCAGGCACGCTGCGCATCAAGTCGCCCTACGAATTCGGCGCGCACCATGCCGGGCCCGTGGCCTGCGAATTGATGAATCGCTACCCGGATCTGGCGATCCGGATCGATGTCGAGCACGAGATCGTGAGCCCGGTCGCCGAGAATTACGACATCGTGTTTGCGATGCTGGAGGCACCGCTGCCCCCGACCGGGATCGTCATCCGCAGGGTGTCGTCGCTGCAACGCGGCCTCTATGCCGCACCTGCGCTGCTCGAACAATTCGGCGCGCCGCACACGCTGGAAGACCTTGCGCGGCTGCCGATGCTGACCGCCCCGAATGACGCGCCCTGGGCGCTGACCACGCCTGAAGGCGTCACCGAACATCTCACCGTGCAGAAGGCGCGACTGGTCAGTTCGAATGCGGACATAAGGTTGCAGGCGGCGCTCGCCGGGCTCGGCGTGTTGCGGGTGACGGCGAGCTTTACCAACGCGGCTGTGGCGGCGGGATTGCTGCAGCGGCTGCTGCCGGATCATGTCTGCGAGCCGCTCAACGTGCACGCGCTGCTGCCGGCCCGCCAGTTCGTTCCGGCCAAGGTACGCTGTTTTCTCGATGCGCTGGAAGCGCATGGCCGCGGTGGCGGACGGGAGGAAACATGA
- a CDS encoding aromatic ring-hydroxylating dioxygenase subunit alpha, giving the protein MSDDGIFLRDTWYVAAWNHELIDGRKLARTILERPVVIYRGASGKVVALDDRCCHRAAPLSMGRIEGDDIRCMYHGMKFEPGGKCIQIPGQDMIPPKLGVRSYPIVERYNLIWIWMGDVEKADPNLIVDYPPLADSKWSGLPGYMHYKANWLLIVDNLSDFAHLAFVHTHTLGGSEEYAYKTKPVAIEKLDDGFRVERWHMGAEPPPYLCKVIANKTDKVDRRNIGRMLVPGIFLLDTMFAPAGQGAEKGVQVPGTRQFRNAQFMTPETRSTTHFFWNYLHDFDLDNPNIALSLRHSLEEAFNEDLAIIEAQQKVFDVDPNYQLLAIGADAALTYFRWVLARKIEAERGAAKAA; this is encoded by the coding sequence ATGTCGGACGACGGAATCTTTCTGCGCGATACCTGGTACGTCGCGGCCTGGAATCATGAACTGATCGACGGCCGCAAGCTCGCCCGCACCATCCTGGAACGGCCGGTGGTGATCTACCGCGGTGCCAGCGGCAAGGTTGTCGCGCTCGACGACCGCTGCTGCCACCGTGCCGCGCCGCTTTCGATGGGCCGCATCGAGGGCGATGACATCAGGTGCATGTATCACGGCATGAAATTCGAGCCGGGCGGAAAGTGCATCCAAATCCCCGGCCAGGACATGATCCCGCCAAAACTCGGCGTGCGCAGCTATCCGATCGTCGAACGCTACAACCTGATCTGGATCTGGATGGGGGATGTCGAGAAAGCCGATCCGAACCTGATCGTGGACTATCCGCCGCTCGCCGATTCCAAATGGAGCGGTCTGCCCGGCTATATGCACTACAAGGCGAACTGGCTCCTGATCGTCGACAACCTGAGCGACTTCGCGCATCTCGCCTTCGTGCACACCCACACGCTCGGCGGCTCTGAGGAATATGCCTACAAGACCAAGCCGGTCGCGATCGAGAAACTGGACGACGGCTTTCGCGTCGAGCGTTGGCACATGGGTGCCGAGCCGCCGCCATATCTCTGCAAGGTGATCGCGAACAAGACCGACAAGGTCGACCGCCGCAATATCGGACGGATGCTGGTCCCCGGTATCTTCCTGCTCGATACGATGTTCGCACCGGCTGGGCAGGGTGCGGAGAAGGGCGTTCAGGTTCCGGGCACGCGGCAATTTCGTAACGCCCAGTTCATGACGCCGGAGACGCGCAGTACGACGCATTTCTTCTGGAATTACCTGCACGATTTCGATCTCGACAATCCGAACATCGCGCTGTCGCTGCGCCACAGCCTCGAAGAGGCGTTCAACGAGGACCTGGCGATCATCGAGGCGCAGCAGAAGGTGTTCGACGTCGATCCGAACTATCAACTGCTCGCGATCGGCGCCGATGCGGCGCTGACGTATTTCCGGTGGGTGCTGGCAAGAAAGATCGAGGCGGAACGGGGCGCGGCGAAAGCGGCGTGA
- a CDS encoding RidA family protein, which translates to MTIQRFEVGPRMSQVVVHGNTVYLAGVVAGKAAGKSVTEQTQDVLAIIDGHLAKAGTDKTKLLSATIYITDMKTFPEMNAAWDGWISAGNTPARATVEAKLAAPQYNVEIMVIAAK; encoded by the coding sequence ATGACCATCCAGCGTTTCGAAGTCGGACCTCGCATGAGCCAGGTCGTCGTTCACGGCAACACCGTCTATCTCGCGGGCGTGGTCGCCGGCAAGGCGGCCGGGAAAAGCGTGACCGAGCAAACGCAGGACGTGCTCGCGATCATCGACGGCCATCTCGCCAAGGCCGGCACCGACAAGACGAAATTGCTGTCGGCGACGATCTACATCACCGACATGAAGACTTTTCCGGAGATGAACGCGGCGTGGGACGGCTGGATTTCGGCCGGCAATACCCCGGCCCGCGCCACCGTCGAAGCCAAGCTGGCGGCGCCGCAGTACAATGTCGAGATCATGGTCATCGCGGCGAAGTAA
- a CDS encoding FAD-binding dehydrogenase encodes MAQDADVIVVGGGLAGLVAATEIADAGKRVILLDQEGEQSLGGQAFWSFGGLFLVDSPEQRRLGIKDSHDLALQDWMGTAGFDRDEDLWPKKWAEAYVAFAAGEKRDWLRAMGHRIFPVVGWAERGGYDAMGHGNSVPRFHVTWGTGPGIVEPFERRAREAQKRGRLTFKFRHRVDALIVTNGTVEGVSGAVLEPDAVERGKSSSRKVVGDFTLRAPAVIVASGGIGGNHDLVRQNWPKRLGTPPKFMISGVPEHVDGRMIGITEAAGARLINRDRMWHYVEGIRNWNPIWPRHGIRILPGPSSMWFDATGKRLPAPLFPGSDTLGQLDYIMSTGHDYSWFILTQSIIKKEFALSGSEQNPDLTGKSWRMTIKRATNKGAPAPVEAFKQHGADFIVRDNLADLVRAMNALSGDNLLQLDSIKAQIEARDREMTNPYVKDAQVMNIHNARRYIGDKLIRTAKPHRILDPEHGPLIAVKLNILTRKTLGGFETDLDSRVFGNHGQIIPGLYAAGEAAGFGGGGVHGYRSLEGTFLGGCLFSGRNAGRAAAKAAS; translated from the coding sequence ATGGCTCAGGACGCAGACGTAATCGTGGTCGGCGGCGGACTGGCGGGGCTGGTCGCCGCCACCGAAATCGCCGACGCCGGCAAACGCGTCATTTTGCTGGACCAGGAAGGCGAGCAAAGCCTCGGCGGCCAGGCGTTCTGGTCGTTCGGCGGATTGTTCCTGGTCGACAGCCCCGAACAGCGCCGGCTCGGCATCAAGGATTCCCACGATCTGGCGCTGCAGGACTGGATGGGCACCGCGGGCTTCGACCGCGACGAGGATCTTTGGCCGAAGAAGTGGGCCGAGGCCTATGTCGCCTTCGCCGCCGGCGAGAAGCGCGACTGGCTGCGCGCGATGGGCCATCGCATCTTTCCGGTGGTCGGCTGGGCCGAGCGCGGCGGCTATGACGCCATGGGCCACGGCAATTCGGTGCCGCGCTTTCATGTCACCTGGGGAACCGGTCCCGGGATCGTCGAGCCGTTCGAACGCCGCGCGCGCGAAGCCCAGAAGCGCGGCCGGCTCACGTTCAAGTTCCGCCACCGCGTCGATGCGCTCATCGTCACCAACGGCACCGTCGAAGGCGTCAGCGGCGCGGTCCTCGAACCGGATGCCGTCGAGCGCGGCAAGAGCTCCTCGCGCAAGGTGGTCGGCGATTTCACCCTGCGCGCGCCGGCGGTGATCGTCGCCTCCGGCGGCATCGGCGGCAATCACGACCTGGTCCGGCAGAACTGGCCGAAGCGTCTCGGCACACCGCCGAAGTTCATGATCTCGGGCGTGCCCGAGCATGTCGACGGCCGCATGATCGGCATCACCGAAGCGGCCGGCGCCCGGCTGATCAACCGCGACCGGATGTGGCACTACGTCGAGGGCATCCGGAACTGGAACCCGATCTGGCCGCGCCACGGCATCCGCATCCTGCCCGGCCCGTCCTCGATGTGGTTCGACGCCACGGGCAAACGATTGCCCGCGCCGCTGTTTCCCGGCTCCGATACGCTCGGCCAGCTCGACTACATCATGTCGACCGGCCACGACTATTCCTGGTTCATCCTGACCCAGAGCATCATCAAGAAGGAATTCGCGCTCTCCGGCTCCGAACAGAATCCGGATCTCACCGGAAAAAGCTGGCGCATGACCATCAAGCGCGCCACCAACAAGGGCGCGCCGGCGCCGGTCGAGGCGTTCAAGCAGCACGGCGCCGACTTCATCGTGCGCGACAACCTCGCCGATCTCGTCAGAGCCATGAACGCGCTGTCCGGCGACAATTTGCTGCAACTCGATTCCATAAAGGCGCAGATCGAGGCGCGCGACCGCGAAATGACGAATCCCTATGTGAAAGACGCGCAGGTGATGAACATCCACAATGCGCGGCGTTACATCGGCGACAAACTGATCCGCACCGCCAAACCACACCGGATCCTCGACCCCGAACACGGGCCGCTGATCGCGGTGAAGCTCAACATCCTGACCCGCAAGACGCTGGGCGGCTTCGAGACCGATCTCGACTCGCGCGTGTTCGGCAATCACGGCCAGATCATCCCTGGACTCTACGCCGCGGGCGAAGCCGCCGGCTTCGGCGGCGGCGGCGTGCACGGCTATCGCTCGCTGGAAGGCACCTTTCTCGGCGGCTGCCTGTTCTCCGGCCGCAACGCCGGGCGCGCGGCGGCGAAGGCGGCATCCTGA
- a CDS encoding SCO family protein, which produces MDRTTRPLVIFAAFAGSLVVGLVIMLWALGGLRSATAPAAIGGPFQLTNQIGQVVTDSSLKGKPTLIFFGFTHCPDVCPTSLFEISEVLKAMGRDADRVNAYFVSVDPERDTAAAMKDYLSSFDPHLQGLTGDPEAVAKVLSAYRVYSKKVPLKDGDYTMDHTALIYLMDRDGHFVSPFNLKRTPQEAATDLKRYL; this is translated from the coding sequence ATGGACCGGACCACCCGCCCGCTGGTGATTTTCGCGGCTTTCGCCGGCAGCCTCGTGGTGGGGCTCGTGATCATGCTGTGGGCGCTGGGCGGCTTGCGCAGCGCGACGGCCCCGGCCGCGATCGGGGGGCCGTTTCAACTGACCAACCAGATCGGCCAGGTCGTGACCGACAGCAGTCTCAAGGGCAAGCCGACGCTGATTTTCTTCGGCTTTACCCATTGTCCGGACGTCTGCCCGACCTCGCTGTTCGAGATTTCCGAGGTGCTGAAGGCGATGGGCAGGGACGCCGATCGGGTGAATGCCTATTTCGTCTCGGTTGATCCGGAGCGCGACACCGCGGCAGCCATGAAGGACTATCTCTCCAGCTTCGATCCGCATCTGCAGGGCCTGACCGGCGATCCCGAGGCGGTGGCGAAGGTGCTGTCGGCCTACCGGGTCTATTCCAAGAAGGTCCCGCTCAAGGACGGCGACTACACCATGGACCACACCGCGTTGATCTATCTGATGGATCGCGACGGCCATTTCGTCTCGCCGTTCAACCTGAAACGGACGCCGCAGGAAGCCGCGACCGACCTCAAACGGTATCTTTAA
- a CDS encoding transporter substrate-binding domain-containing protein, with translation MPRPTALLSNLSLSRTFSALLAGWAITAVLAVVVSSGPAGAQTLPKPPVEAAPQAVPGFWDPRRRPDRPDLSRLTVIRFLTETDYPPFNFTGPDGNPAGFNVDLARSLCDEIKVTCTIQMRRFETLVDAITSNRGDAIIASLAVTPQLRARLDFTDPYYRAPARFVSRRDAVMPEIRPEYLEGKKIGVIAGTSHEAYLKAMFTDAEIKSYANDDALRLALRRSEVDFIFGDAIALAFWINGTDSAECCAFSGGPFVESRYFGEGIGIAVRKGNDLLRQSLNWALFRIWEKGRFTDLWLRYFSISPF, from the coding sequence ATGCCACGCCCGACCGCCCTGTTGTCCAACCTTAGCCTGTCTCGCACCTTCAGCGCCTTGCTGGCGGGATGGGCGATCACGGCTGTATTGGCGGTCGTCGTGTCCAGCGGCCCGGCAGGCGCCCAGACCCTGCCCAAGCCGCCGGTCGAGGCCGCCCCGCAGGCGGTGCCCGGGTTCTGGGACCCGCGGCGGCGTCCGGACCGGCCCGACCTGTCGCGCCTCACCGTGATCCGCTTCCTGACCGAGACCGATTATCCGCCGTTCAACTTCACCGGGCCGGACGGCAATCCGGCCGGCTTCAATGTCGATCTGGCGCGCTCGCTGTGCGACGAGATCAAGGTCACCTGCACCATCCAGATGCGCCGGTTCGAGACGCTGGTCGACGCCATCACCTCTAATCGCGGCGACGCCATCATCGCTTCATTGGCGGTGACGCCGCAATTGCGTGCCCGGCTCGATTTCACCGATCCCTATTACCGCGCACCGGCCCGCTTCGTGTCGCGGCGCGATGCCGTGATGCCGGAAATTCGCCCCGAATATCTCGAAGGCAAGAAGATCGGCGTCATCGCCGGCACCTCGCACGAGGCCTATCTGAAGGCGATGTTCACCGACGCCGAGATCAAGTCCTACGCCAATGACGACGCGCTGCGGCTGGCGCTGCGGCGGAGCGAGGTCGATTTCATTTTCGGCGATGCGATCGCGCTGGCGTTCTGGATCAACGGCACCGATTCGGCCGAATGCTGCGCGTTCTCGGGCGGCCCCTTCGTCGAGAGCCGCTATTTCGGCGAGGGCATCGGCATCGCCGTCCGCAAGGGCAACGACCTGCTGCGGCAGTCGCTGAACTGGGCGCTGTTCCGGATCTGGGAAAAAGGCCGCTTCACCGACCTGTGGCTGCGCTATTTTTCGATCAGCCCGTTCTAG
- a CDS encoding lysine--tRNA ligase, which translates to MSTIDLAASPNDLRALAEQSNAWPFEQAKAIVARLKKSPKDEVLFETGYGPSGLPHIGTFGEVARTTMVRHAFRVLTEDKIKTKLLAFSDDMDGLRKVPDNVPNKELLEKHLGRPLTRVPDPFGTHDSFGAHNNARLRAFLDTFGFDYEFASSTEYYTSGRFDAALLRMLERLDSVMKIMLPSLREERAASYSPFLPICPRTGMVLYVPVTAHDAKAGTISYEDPETKESVTVPVTGGRCKLQWKPDWAMRWFALGVDYEMAGKDLIDSVKLSGKICAALGGTPPEGFNYELFLDDKGQKISKSKGNGLTIDEWLRYASPESLSLFMYREPKAAKRLYFDVIPRNVDDYQQFLDGYTRQDAKQQLANPVWHIHSGQPPKADMPVTFQLLLTLVSSSNAENAETLWGFIGRYRSGVTPQTHPKLDAMVGYAINYYRDFVAPTKQFREPTDGERAALQDLRDALSNMPAGSSAEDIQNVVYEIGRREPFLDPVKKGKDGRPGVSLDWFNMLYQVLLGQEKGPRFGSFVAVYGVQNSVAMIDGALARSA; encoded by the coding sequence ATGTCCACGATCGACCTTGCCGCCAGCCCGAACGACTTGCGGGCGCTCGCCGAACAATCCAACGCCTGGCCGTTCGAGCAGGCGAAAGCGATCGTGGCGCGGCTGAAGAAAAGCCCGAAGGACGAGGTGCTGTTCGAGACCGGCTACGGTCCGTCGGGGCTGCCGCATATCGGTACCTTCGGCGAGGTCGCGCGCACCACCATGGTGCGCCATGCGTTTCGTGTGCTCACCGAGGACAAGATCAAGACCAAGCTGCTGGCGTTTTCCGACGACATGGACGGCCTGCGCAAGGTGCCGGACAATGTGCCGAACAAGGAGCTTCTGGAAAAGCATCTCGGCCGGCCGCTGACGCGCGTGCCGGATCCGTTCGGTACCCATGACAGCTTTGGCGCGCACAACAACGCGCGGCTGCGCGCCTTCCTCGACACCTTCGGCTTCGACTACGAATTTGCGAGCTCAACCGAGTACTACACCTCGGGCCGGTTCGACGCCGCGCTGCTGCGCATGCTGGAGCGGCTCGATTCCGTGATGAAGATCATGTTGCCGAGCTTGCGCGAGGAACGCGCCGCGAGCTATTCGCCGTTCCTCCCGATTTGTCCGCGCACCGGCATGGTGCTGTATGTGCCGGTCACGGCGCATGACGCCAAGGCCGGCACCATCTCCTATGAAGATCCGGAGACCAAGGAGAGCGTCACGGTTCCCGTGACCGGCGGGCGTTGCAAGCTGCAGTGGAAGCCGGACTGGGCAATGCGCTGGTTCGCGCTCGGCGTCGACTACGAAATGGCCGGCAAGGATCTGATCGATTCGGTCAAATTATCGGGCAAGATCTGCGCGGCGCTCGGCGGCACGCCGCCGGAGGGGTTCAATTACGAACTGTTCCTCGACGACAAGGGCCAGAAGATTTCCAAGTCGAAGGGCAACGGCCTGACCATCGACGAATGGCTGCGTTATGCGTCGCCGGAATCGCTGTCACTGTTCATGTATCGCGAGCCGAAGGCGGCGAAGCGGCTGTACTTCGACGTGATCCCGCGCAACGTCGATGACTACCAGCAGTTCCTCGACGGCTACACGCGGCAGGATGCCAAGCAGCAGCTCGCCAATCCGGTCTGGCATATTCATTCCGGCCAGCCGCCGAAGGCCGACATGCCGGTCACGTTCCAGTTGTTGCTGACGCTGGTGTCGTCGTCGAACGCGGAAAATGCCGAGACGCTGTGGGGCTTCATCGGGCGCTATCGTTCGGGCGTCACGCCGCAGACGCATCCGAAGCTAGATGCAATGGTCGGCTACGCCATCAACTACTACCGTGACTTCGTGGCGCCGACCAAGCAGTTCCGCGAACCGACCGACGGCGAGCGCGCAGCATTGCAGGATCTGCGCGATGCACTGTCCAACATGCCGGCGGGTTCATCGGCCGAGGATATCCAGAACGTGGTCTACGAGATCGGCCGCCGCGAGCCGTTCTTGGATCCCGTCAAGAAGGGTAAGGACGGCCGACCGGGCGTTTCGCTCGACTGGTTCAACATGCTCTACCAGGTGCTGCTCGGCCAGGAAAAAGGCCCGCGCTTCGGCTCGTTCGTCGCGGTCTATGGCGTGCAAAACTCAGTCGCGATGATCGACGGCGCGCTGGCGCGGAGCGCGTAA